The Candidatus Binatia bacterium genomic interval CCGAGTTGACCACCAGCGTCCGCTCGCGCAACTCCGGCCGCAGGTGGAGAACGTGCGTGCGGCGGAACCCCCCGTACACCATCATTTCATAGACATCGTCTGAAATGACGATCAAATTGTGCCGCGCAATGACGTCAACGAGAGGAGCCAGCTCCGCTTCGGCGTACGCCGCCCCGGTCGGATTGCTGGGGCTGTTGAGGATGACCGCTCTGGTATGCGCGTTGATTGCGGCTTCCAATGCCTCCGGGGTGAGCCTGAACCCGTTCTCTTCGGTGGTGCGGACGATCCGTGGCGCGGCCCCCGCCAGCACCAGCATGTCCGTGTAGCTGACCCAGTAGGGAGCCGGGACGATGACTTCGTCGCCGGGGCCGAAGAGCGCCTGAAACGCCACGAAGAGAGAGTGCTTGCCCCCGCAGCTCGCCAGCACTTCGCGCTTGTCGTACACGAGGCCATTGTCACGTCGTAACTTGGTGACGATGGCCGACTTGAGCGCGTCGGTGCCGCCCACCGGGGTGTACTTGGTTGCCCCGCAGCGCATCGCTTCAACCGCAGCGTTCTTAATGGGCTCCGGGGTGTCGAAGTCCGGCTCACCGGCACCGAAGTCGATGAGATCGGTCCCCTGCGCGCGCAGCGTCGTTGCCCGCTCCGCAACGGCCATGGTGGCCGAGGGCTTGATCAGACTCACTCTGCTGCTCAATTTCATGGCTCAATCTCTACAAAGCCATACCGACACGCGGCTGGCCATCGGCATGGGTGGGTGCTGCTCCGACAAATGTGAAGTTCAACGTTGCGGCCGGATTTTCTTCAAGAGACGGTGGTAGACAGCATCCGGGACCAATCCCCGCACCTCGCCGCCCAAGCTCGCGACCTCTTTGACCAGCCGGGATGCTGTATAGAAGTGGGTCTCCCCCGCGGCCATGAAAAACGTTTCGATGTGCGGCTTGAGGTGGCGATTCATCATCGCCATCTGAAACTCGTACTCGAAGTCAGACACTGCCCGCAGACCGCGGATGATGGCACGTGCGCCCACTCTTTCGCAGTAGTC includes:
- a CDS encoding pyridoxal phosphate-dependent aminotransferase, whose product is MSLIKPSATMAVAERATTLRAQGTDLIDFGAGEPDFDTPEPIKNAAVEAMRCGATKYTPVGGTDALKSAIVTKLRRDNGLVYDKREVLASCGGKHSLFVAFQALFGPGDEVIVPAPYWVSYTDMLVLAGAAPRIVRTTEENGFRLTPEALEAAINAHTRAVILNSPSNPTGAAYAEAELAPLVDVIARHNLIVISDDVYEMMVYGGFRRTHVLHLRPELRERTLVVNSVSKTYAMTGWRIGYTAGPAHVIKAMCTLQGQMTSNPSSIAQAAAVEALAGPQDTVAQMVREFERRGEFVVERLRAIPNIRCTKPQGAFYVFPNVSAYLNREAAGTALKTGDDLAAYLIESAHVAVVGGSDFGSPENIRISYATSMENLERGLDRIDAALRQLA